A genomic stretch from Deltaproteobacteria bacterium includes:
- the tsaE gene encoding tRNA (adenosine(37)-N6)-threonylcarbamoyltransferase complex ATPase subunit type 1 TsaE, with amino-acid sequence MRLILDSLIDTEALGRAFAACCDPGKPLPPLLMRGQLGAGKTTFVRGLVAALPGSENAEVSSPSFNILNLYPTVPEVGHFDLYRTEGLGFGPDLEEVLLDPARFCVVEWAEYLPDASLPEEFIAMTWTIDDQGRHVDLAAHGSSARALLDCVRAALPTFR; translated from the coding sequence ATGCGCTTGATTCTCGACTCCCTGATCGACACCGAAGCCCTGGGGCGCGCTTTCGCGGCCTGCTGCGATCCGGGCAAGCCCTTGCCACCGCTGCTCATGCGCGGTCAACTCGGGGCGGGCAAAACCACCTTCGTTCGCGGCTTGGTGGCCGCCCTTCCAGGCAGCGAGAACGCCGAGGTCAGCAGCCCGAGTTTCAATATCCTCAACCTGTACCCGACCGTTCCCGAAGTCGGCCACTTCGATCTCTACCGCACCGAAGGGCTCGGTTTTGGCCCCGATCTCGAGGAAGTCCTGCTGGACCCGGCCCGATTTTGCGTCGTGGAATGGGCCGAGTATCTGCCCGACGCCTCCCTGCCCGAGGAATTCATCGCCATGACCTGGACCATCGACGACCAGGGGCGCCATGTGGATCTCGCGGCTCACGGTTCATCCGCCCGCGCCCTGTTGGACTGCGTCCGGGCCGCCCTGCCAACATTCCGATAG
- a CDS encoding CBS domain-containing protein, translating to MRTAKDIMTTPVITILPDADVTEAARLLLDKQINGLPVVDALDNLVGILCQSDLVRMQKSLPIPSLFTLWDGFVPLSSAALIETEVKRIAASKVSQAMTTKIVTIPPDMGLDEIAALMVDKKFHTLPVVENGRLIGIVGKKDILKTLIPST from the coding sequence ATGCGCACAGCTAAAGATATCATGACCACCCCCGTGATCACGATCCTCCCCGACGCGGACGTGACCGAAGCCGCCCGCCTCCTCCTGGACAAGCAGATCAATGGTCTGCCCGTGGTCGATGCCCTGGACAACCTGGTTGGCATCCTCTGCCAGAGCGACTTGGTCCGCATGCAAAAAAGTCTGCCCATTCCGTCATTGTTCACCCTTTGGGACGGATTCGTGCCCTTGTCCTCGGCGGCCCTGATCGAAACCGAGGTCAAACGCATCGCCGCGTCCAAGGTATCCCAGGCCATGACCACCAAGATCGTGACCATCCCCCCGGACATGGGCCTGGATGAAATCGCGGCGCTCATGGTGGACAAAAAATTCCACACCCTGCCCGTGGTCGAAAACGGACGCCTGATCGGCATCGTTGGCAAAAAGGACATCCTCAAGACCCTGATTCCCTCGACCTGA
- a CDS encoding DUF3426 domain-containing protein yields the protein MLVQCPECSTKYNLNEKQIAPEGSKVRCSRCKNVFTVFPPKTEGAPADRDEARAEVPSVVTRDGFETPAEKKSDRSKADQSPGSTPTTDVDDDLNQSLKDGPREDGTKTGAARSSDREAPGPVDNDVDDLLSGSRGRFDASSTASVAATQASSFEDELDEIFSGKKESTPAPAPQPTTSAFEDELDEIFSGKKESTPEPAPQPTTSAFEDELDEIFSGKKKSAAEPAPQPSTSAFEDDLDQLFAEKSSTQAKSESPARPAKASAFDDDLSDALADTGKTARPSSSKEDMMADLEGAFQPPLIGKTPRDELFDDEPRGAEKSSRFGLIVSILLLLIMATGVGIFVKFFWMPAHETGSNATAPAAGAETGNAATPASAPQIALENVRQYFVPNEKEGQLFIIEGKAVNHYQEPRELVRLKASLFDKQGKVVTSQEFMCGNVVTLYQLQVSSRQDIEAALTAKVGILAHNTNVQPGASVPFMVVFFGTPETVEEFGLEVLQTQSPQ from the coding sequence ATGCTCGTACAGTGCCCAGAATGCAGCACAAAGTATAATCTGAACGAAAAACAGATCGCGCCAGAAGGGAGTAAGGTTCGCTGCTCCCGGTGCAAGAATGTTTTTACCGTTTTCCCGCCAAAAACCGAGGGCGCGCCGGCTGATCGTGACGAAGCGCGAGCCGAGGTTCCCAGCGTCGTCACCAGGGATGGGTTCGAAACCCCGGCGGAAAAAAAATCGGACCGCTCCAAGGCGGACCAGTCGCCTGGATCGACCCCGACAACGGATGTCGATGACGATTTGAACCAGTCCTTGAAGGACGGACCGCGCGAAGATGGTACGAAAACGGGTGCCGCCCGGTCATCGGATCGCGAAGCGCCGGGTCCCGTGGACAATGACGTGGACGATCTCCTGTCCGGATCGAGGGGCCGGTTCGATGCCTCGTCGACGGCATCGGTCGCCGCGACACAAGCTTCGTCCTTCGAGGATGAGCTGGACGAGATTTTCTCCGGCAAGAAGGAATCGACGCCCGCGCCCGCTCCCCAACCCACGACCAGCGCCTTCGAGGATGAGCTGGACGAGATTTTTTCCGGCAAGAAGGAATCGACGCCCGAGCCTGCTCCCCAACCCACGACCAGCGCCTTCGAGGATGAGCTGGACGAGATTTTCTCCGGCAAGAAGAAATCGGCGGCCGAGCCCGCTCCCCAACCCTCGACCAGTGCCTTCGAGGACGACTTGGATCAGCTTTTCGCCGAGAAGAGCTCCACCCAGGCCAAGTCCGAATCTCCGGCCCGTCCGGCCAAGGCGTCCGCCTTCGATGACGATCTTTCCGATGCGCTCGCGGACACGGGCAAAACAGCGCGTCCGTCCTCCTCCAAGGAAGACATGATGGCCGATCTGGAAGGAGCATTCCAGCCGCCTCTTATTGGCAAGACGCCACGTGACGAATTGTTCGACGATGAGCCCAGGGGCGCGGAAAAGTCCAGCCGGTTCGGTCTGATCGTGTCGATTTTGCTGTTGTTGATCATGGCCACCGGAGTCGGAATTTTCGTGAAGTTCTTTTGGATGCCCGCTCACGAGACGGGGTCCAACGCCACGGCCCCGGCGGCCGGCGCCGAGACGGGCAACGCCGCCACGCCAGCGAGCGCGCCCCAGATCGCCCTGGAAAACGTGCGCCAGTATTTCGTGCCCAACGAGAAGGAAGGCCAACTTTTCATTATCGAGGGCAAGGCCGTGAACCACTACCAGGAGCCCAGGGAACTGGTTCGCCTCAAGGCGTCCCTATTCGACAAGCAGGGCAAGGTGGTTACTTCCCAGGAATTCATGTGTGGCAACGTGGTCACGTTGTATCAGCTCCAGGTTTCTTCCCGCCAGGATATCGAAGCGGCCCTGACGGCCAAGGTTGGCATTCTGGCGCACAACACCAATGTCCAGCCCGGAGCATCCGTCCCCTTCATGGTTGTCTTTTTTGGCACTCCGGAAACAGTCGAGGAGTTTGGCTTGGAAGTTCTTCAAACCCAGTCGCCACAATGA
- the hpt gene encoding hypoxanthine phosphoribosyltransferase, with translation MEFVKLFDRDQIDARAKELGREISSLYGDEPLICVCVLKGAYAFFTDLMRNLTIHPLMDFVRLSSYADQTSRQSRMVFSKDMEIDVKDKHVLVVEDIVDTGHSMKFLTKVLEARSPRSIRIAAMIDKRERREVDIQVDFVGFSLEKGYIVGYGLDYAEQFRELDGIYHLNLP, from the coding sequence ATGGAATTTGTCAAATTGTTCGATCGCGACCAGATCGATGCCCGAGCCAAGGAGCTGGGGCGGGAGATTTCCTCGCTATACGGTGACGAGCCCCTGATATGTGTCTGTGTCCTCAAGGGGGCCTACGCTTTTTTCACGGATTTGATGCGGAATCTGACCATTCATCCGCTCATGGATTTCGTCCGCTTGTCGAGCTATGCCGACCAGACATCGCGGCAAAGCCGGATGGTCTTCTCCAAGGACATGGAAATCGACGTCAAGGATAAGCACGTCCTGGTGGTGGAAGACATTGTCGACACCGGGCACTCCATGAAATTCTTGACCAAGGTTTTGGAGGCACGCAGCCCAAGATCCATCCGGATCGCGGCCATGATCGACAAGCGCGAACGGCGCGAGGTGGACATCCAGGTTGATTTCGTGGGGTTTTCGTTGGAAAAGGGTTACATTGTCGGTTATGGACTGGACTACGCCGAACAGTTCCGGGAACTGGACGGTATTTATCATCTGAATTTACCTTGA
- the radA gene encoding DNA repair protein RadA — protein sequence MKSKPTYVCSACQAVSVRWQGQCPRCQAWNTLELVQDGGPGAGTRIGNAHRPVDLRTLTDHAETRVATELAGLDSVLGSGFVPGGVILLGGEPGIGKSTLLLQVAGLMERAGKAIVYVSGEESLSQIRGRAERLGMLDSPLTAMATNQVEDILACMDEGPALMVVDSVQTMVSGSAEGLPGSVAQVRAVATLLVERAKQRGVTVILVGHVTKDGQIAGPKLLEHMVDTVLYLEGDKEHLFRILRVVKNRFGPANELLVFEMREQGLSVIEDPSTFFLQARDTALSGTALVMSMEAQRPFVVEVQALVTKTFLAFPRRTALGFDANRLHLLIAVMEKRLGINLGQMDVYAKVGGGLRMKDPGLDLGIVAAILSSLYDRPLPEGGVFWGEVDLNGQIRPVSGHDVRLRQAGNLGYAPMVHPRIGAGKDGSGWSRLTDVQRFLFGKAGGKA from the coding sequence ATGAAAAGTAAACCCACCTATGTCTGCTCGGCCTGCCAAGCCGTGTCCGTGCGCTGGCAGGGACAATGCCCGCGTTGCCAGGCCTGGAATACCCTGGAGCTGGTTCAGGATGGCGGACCGGGGGCCGGGACCAGGATCGGAAACGCGCATCGTCCCGTTGATCTGCGGACCCTGACCGACCATGCGGAAACCAGGGTCGCGACGGAACTTGCCGGCTTGGACAGTGTCCTTGGGTCCGGATTCGTTCCGGGCGGGGTTATTCTGCTCGGCGGCGAGCCCGGCATTGGCAAGTCGACCCTGTTGTTGCAGGTTGCCGGGCTCATGGAGCGGGCGGGCAAGGCCATCGTCTATGTTTCGGGCGAGGAGTCCCTGTCACAGATCAGGGGACGGGCCGAGCGCCTGGGCATGCTGGACAGCCCCCTCACGGCCATGGCCACCAACCAGGTCGAGGATATTCTGGCCTGCATGGACGAGGGCCCGGCCTTGATGGTCGTGGATTCGGTCCAAACCATGGTTTCGGGCAGCGCCGAGGGCTTGCCCGGCTCCGTGGCCCAAGTCCGGGCCGTGGCCACGCTCTTGGTGGAACGGGCCAAGCAGCGCGGGGTGACGGTCATTTTGGTCGGCCACGTGACCAAGGACGGGCAGATCGCCGGCCCCAAGCTTCTGGAACACATGGTGGACACAGTGCTGTACCTGGAAGGGGACAAGGAGCATCTGTTCCGCATTCTGCGCGTGGTCAAGAACCGCTTTGGGCCGGCCAACGAATTGCTTGTGTTCGAAATGCGGGAGCAGGGTTTGTCCGTCATCGAGGATCCCTCGACATTTTTTCTTCAAGCCCGGGACACGGCTCTGAGCGGCACGGCCCTGGTCATGTCCATGGAGGCCCAACGGCCATTCGTGGTCGAGGTCCAGGCCCTGGTCACCAAAACCTTTCTGGCTTTTCCGCGACGCACGGCCCTGGGCTTTGACGCCAACCGTCTCCATCTGCTCATCGCGGTCATGGAAAAGCGTCTGGGGATCAATTTGGGGCAGATGGATGTTTACGCCAAGGTCGGCGGCGGATTGCGCATGAAGGACCCTGGCCTCGACCTGGGTATCGTGGCGGCTATTTTGTCCTCGCTGTATGACCGTCCCTTGCCCGAGGGCGGCGTTTTTTGGGGGGAGGTGGACCTCAACGGCCAGATTCGCCCCGTTTCCGGACATGATGTCCGGCTGCGTCAGGCCGGGAATCTTGGATACGCGCCAATGGTTCACCCCAGGATCGGGGCGGGAAAAGATGGCTCCGGCTGGTCCAGGTTGACCGACGTGCAGCGGTTTTTATTCGGCAAGGCGGGAGGCAAGGCCTAG
- a CDS encoding replication-associated recombination protein A produces MSHKYPLAESLRPESLDHFIGQGHFRQRLRTLMQSKDLPSLLLFGPPGCGKSTVALLLAKHSGKSFVRVSAPEAGITTLRKQIQNTDILILDELHRYSKAQQDFFLPLLETGELTLIATTTENPSFSVTRQLLSRLHVLRLRSLNMMELVEVGKRGLEKTGRPLPEKSLELLATLAGGDARTMLNLVEFASGLEDQDLEPEQLKGRLPELVLRGDRDGDSHYELASALIKSIRGSDPDAALYYLACLVETGEDPRFICRRLILSASEDIGLGDPMALPLAVSCEQAVERIGMPEGWIPMAETAVYLALAPKSNSSYAGYLSAVKEIRTNGPKPVPLHLRNASTSLQKEWGYGQGYKYPHAYPEAWVEQEYLPPELKGRTFYQPKTEGHEERLGLWLRKHKGPRLKPRPAIAKDWTP; encoded by the coding sequence GTGTCACACAAGTACCCCCTGGCCGAATCCTTGCGGCCCGAGTCCCTGGATCATTTTATCGGACAAGGACATTTTCGGCAGCGTCTGCGGACCCTGATGCAATCCAAGGATTTGCCCAGTCTGCTTCTTTTTGGCCCGCCCGGATGCGGCAAATCGACCGTGGCCCTGCTCCTGGCGAAACACAGCGGCAAGAGCTTTGTCCGCGTCAGCGCCCCGGAAGCGGGCATCACCACCCTGCGCAAGCAAATCCAGAACACGGACATTCTCATCCTGGACGAGCTACACCGTTATTCCAAGGCCCAGCAGGATTTTTTCCTGCCCCTGCTGGAGACCGGCGAATTGACCCTTATCGCCACGACCACGGAAAATCCGTCCTTTAGCGTGACCCGACAACTGCTATCAAGGCTGCACGTGCTGCGCCTGCGCTCCCTGAACATGATGGAACTGGTCGAGGTGGGCAAACGCGGGTTGGAAAAAACGGGGCGGCCCCTTCCGGAAAAAAGCCTGGAACTGCTGGCCACCCTGGCCGGAGGGGACGCAAGGACCATGCTCAATCTGGTGGAATTCGCCTCTGGGCTGGAAGATCAGGACCTGGAACCCGAGCAGCTCAAAGGCCGCCTTCCGGAATTGGTCCTGCGCGGAGATCGGGATGGGGATTCGCACTACGAACTGGCATCGGCCCTGATCAAGTCCATCCGCGGATCGGACCCGGACGCGGCGCTCTATTACTTGGCCTGTCTGGTGGAAACAGGAGAAGATCCTCGTTTCATCTGCCGGCGTTTGATCCTTTCGGCATCGGAGGACATCGGTCTGGGCGACCCCATGGCCCTTCCCCTGGCCGTGTCCTGCGAGCAGGCCGTGGAACGGATCGGCATGCCCGAAGGCTGGATTCCCATGGCCGAAACCGCTGTCTACCTCGCGCTGGCTCCCAAGAGTAACTCCAGCTATGCGGGCTATCTCTCCGCCGTGAAGGAAATCCGAACCAACGGACCCAAGCCCGTGCCCCTGCATTTGCGCAACGCCTCCACCAGCCTCCAAAAGGAATGGGGCTATGGGCAAGGATACAAATACCCGCACGCCTATCCCGAAGCCTGGGTGGAACAGGAGTACCTGCCGCCGGAACTCAAGGGACGCACCTTCTACCAGCCGAAAACCGAGGGACACGAGGAACGCTTGGGCCTGTGGCTGCGCAAGCACAAGGGGCCCCGCCTCAAACCACGGCCTGCCATCGCCAAGGACTGGACGCCCTAG